One Panicum virgatum strain AP13 chromosome 9K, P.virgatum_v5, whole genome shotgun sequence genomic region harbors:
- the LOC120648056 gene encoding putative expansin-A30, whose translation MASPSIAILALAVAVALACAATAANARFTAMPWTPAHATFYGDETAAETMGGACGYGNLYATGYGTDTAALSTTLFKDGFGCGTCYQIRCAGSPWCYRGSPAITVTATNLCPPNWALDSNRGGWCNPPRAHFDLSKPAFMRMAQWRAGIVPVAYRRVPCVRRGGLRFALQGNPYWLLAYVMNVAGAGDVAEVAVRSGRGAWVRMSQNWGASFQAFAQLGGRALSFRVTSYTTRQTVVAADVAAANWCLGLTYQARVNFS comes from the exons ATGGCTTCTCCATCCATAGCCATCTtggccctcgccgtcgccgtcgcgttGGCCTGCGCGGCCACCGCGGCGAACGCGAGGTTCACGGCGATGCCGTGGACCCCGGCGCACGCCACGTTCTACGGCGACGAGACCGCGGCCGAGACCATGG GTGGGGCGTGCGGGTACGGCAACCTGTACGCGACGGGGTACGGCACGGACACGGCGGCGCTGAGCACGACGCTGTTCAAGGACGGGTTCGGGTGCGGGACGTGCTACCAGATCCGGTGCGCGGGCTCGCCCTGGTGCTaccggggctcgccggcgatcACGGTGACGGCGACCAACCTGTGCCCGCCCAACTGGGCGCTGGACTCCAACCGCGGCGGCTGGTGCAACCCGCCGCGCGCCCACTTCGACCTCTCCAAGCCGGCCTTCATGCGGATGGCGCAGTGGCGCGCCGGCATCGTGCCCGTCGCGTACCGGCGGGTGCCCTGCGTGCGGCGCGGAGGCCTGCGGTTCGCGCTCCAGGGGAACCCCTACTGGCTGCTGGCGTACGTGATGAacgtggccggcgccggcgacgtcgcGGAGGTGGCCGTGCGGagcgggcgcggcgcgtgggTGCGCATGAGCCAAAACTGGGGCGCGTCGTTCCAGGCGTTCGCGCAGCTCGGCGGTCGGGCGCTCAGCTTCAGGGTCACCTCCTACACCACCCGGCAGACCGTggtcgccgccgacgtcgcgGCGGCAAACTGGTGCCTCGGGCTCACGTACCAGGCCCGCGTCAACTTCTCCTGA
- the LOC120651851 gene encoding SUMO-conjugating enzyme SCE1-like translates to MSGGIARGRLAEERKAWRKNHPHGFVARPETLADGSANLMIWNCTIPGKQGTDWEGGYYPLTLHFSEDYPSKPPKCKFPQGFFHPNVYPSGTVCLSILNEDSGWRPAITVKQILVGIQDLLDQPNPADPAQTDGYHLFIQDQVEYKRRVRLQAKQYPALV, encoded by the exons atgtcgGGAGGGATCGCGCGCGGCCGCCTCGCCGAGGAGCGCAAGGCCTGGCGCAAGAACCACCCCCAC GGGTTCGTGGCGAGGCCGGAGACGCTGGCCGACGGGTCGGCGAACCTCATGATCTGGAACTGCACCATCCCCGGCAAGCAGGGG ACTGATTGGGAAGGTGGTTACTACCCTCTTACCCTTCATTTCAGTGAGGACTACCCTAGCAAACCTCCAAAGTGCAAGTTTCCACAGGGTTTTTTCCACCCAAATGTCTATCCTTCAGGGACAGTCTGCCTCTCAATTCTTAATGAGGATAGT GGTTGGAGACCTGCTATTACTGTTAAGCAGATTCTAGTTGGAATACAGGACTTGCTCGATCAGCCTAATCCAGCTGATCCTGCTCAAACTGACGGATATCACCTTTTCATCCAG GATCAAGTGGAATATAAGAGACGTGTTCGTCTGCAGGCCAAGCAGTATCCTGCTCTGGTGTGA
- the LOC120651852 gene encoding uncharacterized protein LOC120651852, whose protein sequence is MAGHSQTMIDKMQLRQGYRNVWHTDLTSAVAADLPWCCLSLWCGPCVSYMLRRRALYNDMSRYVCCAGYMPCSGKCGESKCPEVCLATEVFCCFGNSVASTRFLLQDEFNIQTTQCDNCIIAFMFFLQQLACICSLVACIVGNSELSDVAHVISCMSNLVYWTVCSCMQTQHKVEMDKRDGTFNTMSVPPMQEMSRW, encoded by the exons ATGGCGGGGCACTCGCAGACCATGATCGACAAGATGCAGCTGCGGCAGGGCTACCGCAACGTCTGGCACACCGACCTCAccagcgccgtcgccgcggacCTCCCAT GGTGCTGCCTGTCGCTGTGGTG CGGCCCTTGCGTGTCCTACATGCTGCGCAGGCGCGCGCTATACAATGACATGTCAAG ATACGTGTGCTGCGCCGGGTACATGCCCTGCAGCGGCAAGTGCGGCGAGAGCAAGTGCCCGGAAGTGTGCCTCGCCACCGAGGTGTTCTGCTGCTTCGGCAACTCGGTGGCGTCCACCCGGTTCCTGCTGCAGGACGAGTTCAACATCCAGACGACGCAGTGCGACAACTGCATCATC GCCTTCATGTTCTTCCTGCAGCAGCTCGCCTGCATCTGCTCCCTCGTCGCCTGCATCGTCGGCAACAGCGAGCTCTCGGACGTCGCGCACGTCATCTCCTGCATGTCTAACCTGGTCTACTGGAC GGTCTGCTCGTGTATGCAG ACGCAGCACAAGGTGGAGATGGACAAGAGGGACGGCACGTTCAACACCATGTCCGTACCTCCGATGCAGGAGATGTCACGCTGGTAA